In Xenorhabdus nematophila ATCC 19061, one DNA window encodes the following:
- a CDS encoding L-rhamnose mutarotase, with product MKRFGFSIEVVNDAALEMYKEMHKQVPQEISGDKGALKKIGLQRMSIYLLPNNTLFMQIEANDDFDPLRDFTYALSLHPVVKEWDDKMHGKDNPLLRRSPNNNTELNWLRLEQVYDWSITEIANVS from the coding sequence ATGAAACGTTTTGGCTTTTCAATTGAAGTTGTAAATGACGCTGCATTAGAAATGTATAAAGAAATGCACAAGCAGGTTCCGCAAGAAATTTCGGGTGATAAAGGTGCATTAAAGAAAATAGGCTTACAGCGTATGTCAATTTATTTATTGCCAAACAATACGTTATTTATGCAAATAGAAGCGAATGATGATTTTGATCCATTACGTGATTTTACTTATGCGCTATCACTTCATCCGGTTGTGAAAGAGTGGGATGATAAAATGCACGGTAAAGATAATCCATTATTACGCCGCTCACCCAATAATAATACAGAATTAAACTGGCTTCGATTGGAGCAGGTTTACGATTGGAGTATCACGGAGATTGCTAATGTTAGCTGA
- a CDS encoding dihydrodipicolinate synthase family protein: MTNKIIQGVLPVAILPYNSDFSLDEIGFRQQIDHILATGCDGFVIGQISEISRLTAKERVRLAEIMADQIGDKGISIMSTGGESTAQAIEFSRQAEQVGCDALLVMHPSMFELDDEQMFAYFASVIESVNIPVLIHHAKSLAKRPLSIDVQAKLLHTYGAEKVQFKPESAPTAPKVSLLRDATQGQARIFEGDGGMMLVDTYHRGLAGVIPATEIAEITVALWRALQAGDDKTARAIGYPLSYLMCHMMTSIDCYLQISKYFLKRRGLMSNTLIRPPVDFKLDAETLREVEFVYDNLFEIISE; this comes from the coding sequence GTGACCAATAAGATTATTCAAGGCGTCCTGCCTGTTGCCATACTTCCCTACAATAGTGATTTTTCATTGGATGAAATCGGTTTTCGGCAACAAATAGACCATATACTTGCGACAGGTTGTGACGGATTTGTCATTGGGCAAATTTCTGAAATATCACGCCTCACTGCAAAAGAACGGGTCAGGTTGGCAGAAATAATGGCCGATCAAATCGGTGATAAAGGCATATCGATCATGAGTACCGGAGGAGAAAGTACTGCTCAGGCCATTGAGTTCTCACGTCAGGCAGAACAAGTTGGGTGTGATGCTCTGTTAGTGATGCATCCTTCCATGTTTGAACTTGATGATGAACAAATGTTTGCTTATTTCGCCAGTGTTATTGAAAGCGTTAACATCCCCGTTCTTATCCACCACGCAAAATCTCTGGCGAAACGCCCACTGTCCATTGATGTTCAGGCAAAATTATTGCATACCTATGGCGCTGAAAAAGTGCAATTTAAACCAGAATCAGCCCCAACTGCGCCAAAAGTATCGTTACTGCGTGACGCTACCCAAGGGCAGGCAAGAATTTTTGAAGGTGATGGCGGTATGATGCTGGTAGATACCTATCATCGTGGTTTGGCGGGGGTCATACCGGCAACAGAAATTGCAGAGATTACGGTTGCGTTATGGCGTGCATTGCAAGCTGGCGATGATAAGACAGCCAGAGCCATTGGGTATCCACTGTCATATTTAATGTGCCATATGATGACAAGTATTGATTGTTATCTGCAAATTTCAAAATATTTCTTAAAACGCCGAGGGTTAATGAGTAATACATTAATTCGCCCCCCTGTCGATTTTAAATTAGATGCAGAAACATTACGCGAAGTTGAATTTGTTTATGACAATCTATTTGAAATTATTTCTGAGTAA